One segment of Glandiceps talaboti chromosome 21, keGlaTala1.1, whole genome shotgun sequence DNA contains the following:
- the LOC144451420 gene encoding uncharacterized protein LOC144451420 gives METGEKIERIPLEHPLPKEIQKMQRDETVCQFCGVSYLIHREIKELEDKIVKLEKDLAKYVGIEEREAKLRNELQVTKSSNEQLQKMSTDLSNKLTAITEEKTTKEKELESQRRVGKELEEKLAKQIGDSEKLKLHHSRLQRSLPGIMTIIQKQKSSLQNIQTFVEQRNRLVNESIQHLKTTVNSVNSHEKQRGEKLQQRIEKLERELEEYKESKATIESALKTTQSEIEKSRQTDIQCQQLEKMCEELSSDMKKLLNELETERTNYRMSSSEAAQYKQLLRNKSQEVDDLNVQVRKRDQISEHSMLKLQKEIKQKDDELKSITRECQVLKRKVQEQERLDQEIQRKAAMSVGETEELKSVLVKTREELEGLKAERELMVSSHQNRIEQLRESFKQKLADAERWPSKMHDNLQKERDKHSTEKRELEEKLKQSFTMELEIERQKHQELLDKYKKDYESQFNQLRNEMRSLNGRHRAELSRLEKQITEAKQQGNANESSWKQEIQSLKNIITDLEDRLAKCGNESDGAVTNLKAELQESEQDLDSAKRDIKELEEQLEQFKEEISFLQDTVRRECEERYELTEALSEAKEQLLTFQRPAAGYNSSRPSSGQKTFIKSSESNIMKKKTSTGSLGGLTSAGSDSLNQSSSGTTLNSQNSTGKLGGQSPANQAGKLSGQNPGRGSPVGKLNVQNAGSPVGRNQVNATSRIMSNNVSVGFEGVGMQPNKPTNTRPKEGSVDDSRQRIAAAVGRH, from the exons ATGGAGACAGGTGAGAAGATCGAAAGAATACCACTGGAGCACCCGTTGCCGAAGGAGATCCAGAAAATGCAGAGAGACGAGACAGTGTGTCAATTTTGTGGTGTTAGTTATCTGATTCATCGGGAAATCAAAGAATTAGAAGACAAG ATTGTTAAATTAGAGAAAGACTTGGCTAAGTATGTAGGAATTGAAGAAAGAGAAGCCAAACTGAGAAATGAACTCCAAGTAACAAAATCTAGCAATGAACAGTTACAGAAGATGTCTACAGATTTATCAAACAA ATTAACAGCAATTACTGAGGAAAAAACTACCAAAGAAAAGGAATTAGAAAGTCAGAGAAGAGTTGGTAAAGAACTAGAAGAAAAACTTGCAAAACAAATTGGAGACAGTGAAAAATTGAA atTACACCACAGTCGCCTTCAAAGATCTCTTCCTGGTATCATGACAATTATCCAAAAACAGAAATCCTCTCTTCAGAATATACAGACTTTTGTTGAACAAAGAAACAGATTAGTAAATGAAAGTATACAGCATCTGAAGACAACAGTTAATAGTGTCAATTCACATGAAAAACAAA GAGGTGAGAAATTACAGCAGAGGATAGAGAAACTAGAAAGAGAATTGGAAGAATACAAAGAAAGTAAAGCAACTATAGAGTCAGCTCTGAAAACAACTCAGTCAGAAATTGAGAAATCCAGACAAACAGATATACAGTGTCAACAACTTGAGAAGATGTGTGAGGAGTTATCATCAGATATGAAAA AATTACTGAATGAATTGGAGACAGAAAGAACAAACTATCGGATGTCATCATCAGAAGCAGCTCAGTATAAGCAGTTGTTAAG AAACAAAAGTCAAGAAGTTGATGACCTGAATGTGCAGGTCAGGAAGAGAGATCAGATATCAGAACACTCCATGctgaaattacaaaaagaaatcaaacaaaaGGATGATGAACTGAAGTCAATCACTAGAGAGTGTCAagttttgaaaagaaaagtaCAAGAACAGGAAAGACTGGACCAAGAGATTCAAAGGAAAGCTGCTATGTCTGTTGGAGAAACAGAAGAATTGAAATCTGTTCTCGTTAAGACTCGGGAAGAATTAGAAGGCTTGAAAGCAGAGAG AGAGCTGATGGTGTCCTCTCATCAAAATAGAATTGAACAACTGAGGGAAAGCTTTAAACAGAAATTAGCAGATGCTGAAAGATGGCCCAGCAAG ATGCATGATAATCTACAGAAAGAGAGAGATAAACACAGTACAGAAAAACGGGAATTAGAAGAGAAATTAAAGCAATCATTTACAATG GAATTGGAAATAGAAAGACAGAAACAccaagaacttttagataaataTAAAAAGGATTATGAAAGTCAGTTTAATCAG CTGAGAAATGAAATGAGAAGTCTAAATGGTAGACACAGAGCTGAACTCAGTCGTTTAGAAAAACAGATAACAGAAGCTAAACAACAAGGGAATGCTAATGAATCGTCCTGGAAACAAGAAATACAGAGTCTTAAGAATATTATAACTGATTTGGAAGATAGGTTAG CAAAGTGTGGTAATGAGAGTGATGGTGCTGTAACCAATCTTAAAGCTGAACTCCAAGAGTCTGAACAGGATCTAGATAGTGCCAAACGTGACATCAAAGAATTAGAAGAACAGTTAGAACAATTCAAAGAAgag ATTTCATTTCTTCAAGACACAGTCAGAAGGGAGTGTGAAGAACGCTATGAACTCACAGAAGCACTTAGTGAAGCGAAAGAACAGCTTCTCACTTTCCAAAGACCTGCTGCTGGATACAATAGTTCAAGGCCGTCATCTGGGCAAAAGACATTCATCAAATCGTCAGAGTCGAACATTATGAAAAAGAAAACCAGTACTGGTAGTTTAGGTGGCCTTACTTCAGCTGGAAGTGATAGCCTTAACCAAAGCAGTTCTGGGACAACCTTGAATAGTCAGAATTCAACTGGAAAGCTGGGTGGACAGAGTCCAGCCAATCAAGCCGGAAAATTAAGTGGACAAAACCCAGGAAGAGGAAGTCCTgttggaaaattaaatgtaCAGAATGCGGGAAGTCCAGTCGGAAGGAATCAAGTTAATGCTACATCACGGATAATGTCTAACAATGTGAGTGTCGGATTTGAAGGCGTTGGTATGCAGCCAAATAAACCAACTAATACTAGACCAAAGGAAGGAAGTGTAGATGACAGTAGACAGAGAATTGCAGCTGCTGTTGGTAGACATTGA